Proteins encoded in a region of the Thermoplasmata archaeon genome:
- a CDS encoding tetratricopeptide repeat protein — translation MLSQKVLRAIGLELEGEDAIFREKLDPIDRIVDDAVSLSNSRGGVILIGVRRSASGRGEVVGVDSAPGPKGEEARKYDISRLSTLGEHVRPRIHPRVRAESDESGRWIYVVEVDEGMEKPYCNRSGIYLRLEGGQEVPMFPEELHRLFIGDALEVHPGLDADWVRRGDGLFASGDAPGALRCYDSATRLNPRSADAWTKKGVALSALGRPEAALVCYDRALEIAPDGAAALVGRARVLRSMGRIQEALGSVDRALSINPSSEEAWVERGEVLRGGGRLEEALEAYDRALRAKDTLATAWKGKGAALQQMGRHAEAAVALDKALGAAPSDPDGWVLKGRSMEALGFADKALECFNRAIQLKESHEEAWLCRGRAYEALAKFDQAILSYQKALELNPGNESTWTAIGGMLLKIGKLKEAVQCFERAAELNPSSDSAHIGAGKALEMLGKSEEALAALTRAVEARPTNERAWNERGALLMRMGRFEEAAESFEKAAAVRKDYHEAWYNRGRALQALGRSEEAIRCYDRALELKEDAEAWSAKGRLLMSLGKYRDSVASLTRAADLDSSNKETWFAMGEAYMKLEEYIEAVRCYDKVIGIELSSPEAWFRKGEALQRLERLEEAVRCYGRAIELDAKHAGAWLSMGSALEALGRLKEAVACLDKATELRPDYAEAWSLKGGLLKKMGRLEEADAAYARAASLAPDQSSVWSQRGLTLYKMGRPEEALECFDKVLERNPGDFEAWSNKGIILGVLGRYEEAMRAHERAIQLKPDFELLWLNKGNACYELGRSEEALRAYERAVELNPNYLLAWRHMGLLLSELGRHAEALKCYDAELRLDPNDPMPRYNKAISLRALGRPEDALVELDRALALDSSLADAWAEKGAILYSLGKREEAVVCYDRVIGLDPNNAQAWNNKGSALYSMKRYEEAIACYDTAIKLKPDFAHAWNNRGSALYNLKRYDEAVRSFEEALRISPTFDEAWNNKGNALVQLKRYDDAISAYDEALRNNPNSEVTWNNRGNALREQGKLKEALQCYDRAIQIKPDYDSAWTNKGNALGQQGDYKGAVKCYERALESNPRYALAWNNKGYALAQLGMLNEALECYDRAIQNRADYEEAWNNKGNALYSLGRLDDAVRCYDRAIEIRPAYAEAWNNKGTALRKKGREEEALRCYDRAIEIQPDYKEAWMNRGNTLFNQKRFDEALRCYDRVLEISPESDEAWSNRGNALRLLGRAEEARDCYERALKINPANADAKNGKLALEKQ, via the coding sequence TTGCTTTCCCAGAAGGTGCTCAGGGCCATCGGCCTCGAGCTGGAGGGCGAGGACGCTATTTTTCGAGAGAAGCTCGACCCCATAGATAGAATAGTCGACGACGCCGTCTCCCTCTCGAACTCGAGGGGGGGAGTGATTCTCATCGGCGTCCGGCGCTCGGCCTCGGGCAGGGGCGAGGTCGTGGGTGTGGACTCGGCCCCGGGTCCAAAAGGTGAGGAGGCCCGGAAGTACGACATCTCGCGCCTGAGCACTCTTGGAGAGCACGTCAGGCCCCGCATCCATCCCCGGGTCCGGGCCGAGTCGGACGAGTCGGGAAGGTGGATATATGTCGTCGAGGTGGACGAGGGCATGGAGAAGCCCTACTGCAACCGGAGCGGCATCTACCTCCGGTTAGAGGGGGGGCAGGAGGTTCCCATGTTCCCCGAAGAGCTCCACAGGCTCTTCATCGGCGACGCCCTTGAGGTTCACCCCGGTCTGGACGCGGACTGGGTGCGCAGGGGCGATGGGCTCTTCGCCAGCGGAGACGCTCCGGGGGCACTGAGGTGCTACGACAGCGCCACGCGCCTCAATCCCCGGAGCGCCGACGCGTGGACAAAAAAGGGCGTGGCACTCTCCGCCCTCGGGAGGCCGGAGGCGGCGCTGGTCTGCTACGACCGCGCGCTCGAGATCGCTCCCGACGGCGCGGCAGCGCTGGTCGGGAGGGCGCGGGTGCTGCGCTCAATGGGCAGAATTCAGGAGGCGCTGGGGAGCGTCGATAGGGCGCTCTCAATCAACCCCTCGAGCGAGGAGGCTTGGGTGGAGAGGGGCGAGGTCCTGAGGGGCGGGGGGAGGCTGGAGGAGGCGCTCGAGGCCTACGACAGGGCGCTCCGGGCAAAGGACACTCTCGCCACGGCCTGGAAGGGGAAGGGAGCGGCTCTCCAGCAGATGGGCAGGCACGCCGAGGCGGCAGTGGCCCTCGATAAGGCGCTGGGCGCGGCTCCATCCGACCCCGATGGCTGGGTCCTCAAGGGCAGGAGCATGGAGGCCCTGGGCTTCGCCGACAAGGCGCTGGAGTGCTTCAACCGCGCCATCCAGCTGAAAGAGAGCCATGAGGAGGCCTGGCTCTGCAGGGGGAGGGCATACGAGGCGCTGGCCAAGTTCGATCAGGCGATTCTCTCTTACCAGAAAGCGCTCGAGCTCAACCCTGGGAACGAATCCACCTGGACCGCAATCGGCGGGATGCTTCTGAAAATCGGGAAGCTCAAGGAGGCGGTTCAGTGCTTCGAGAGGGCCGCAGAGCTTAACCCCTCGTCGGACTCCGCCCACATCGGGGCGGGGAAGGCTCTGGAGATGCTGGGAAAGAGCGAGGAGGCGCTCGCCGCTCTCACGAGGGCGGTGGAGGCCCGACCCACAAATGAGAGGGCTTGGAACGAGAGGGGAGCTCTCCTGATGCGTATGGGTAGGTTCGAAGAGGCGGCGGAGAGCTTCGAAAAGGCCGCAGCGGTGAGGAAGGACTACCACGAGGCCTGGTACAACAGAGGGCGCGCCCTGCAGGCGCTCGGCAGAAGTGAGGAGGCCATCCGGTGCTACGACCGGGCGCTGGAGCTGAAGGAGGACGCCGAGGCCTGGAGCGCGAAAGGGCGGTTGCTGATGAGCCTAGGGAAGTACAGAGACTCCGTCGCCAGCCTCACACGGGCGGCGGACCTGGACTCGAGCAACAAGGAAACCTGGTTCGCGATGGGCGAGGCATACATGAAGCTCGAGGAGTACATCGAGGCCGTCAGGTGCTACGACAAGGTCATCGGCATAGAGCTCAGCAGTCCGGAGGCCTGGTTCAGGAAGGGCGAGGCCCTCCAGAGGCTCGAGAGGCTCGAGGAGGCGGTCAGGTGCTACGGGCGCGCGATTGAGCTTGACGCGAAGCACGCGGGAGCCTGGCTCAGCATGGGCTCGGCCTTGGAGGCACTGGGGAGGCTCAAAGAGGCAGTGGCGTGTCTCGACAAAGCGACCGAGCTCAGGCCGGACTACGCGGAGGCCTGGAGCCTCAAGGGCGGCCTGTTAAAGAAGATGGGGAGGCTCGAGGAGGCGGACGCGGCCTATGCAAGGGCCGCCTCCCTCGCCCCCGACCAGAGCAGCGTCTGGTCCCAGAGGGGACTGACGCTCTACAAAATGGGGAGGCCGGAGGAGGCCCTGGAGTGCTTCGACAAAGTTCTCGAGAGGAATCCGGGTGACTTCGAGGCATGGAGCAACAAGGGAATCATCCTCGGCGTGCTCGGAAGGTACGAGGAGGCCATGAGGGCGCACGAGCGCGCGATTCAGCTCAAGCCCGACTTCGAGCTTCTCTGGCTGAACAAGGGGAACGCATGCTATGAGCTCGGACGCTCGGAGGAGGCGCTGAGGGCCTACGAGAGGGCCGTGGAGCTCAACCCCAACTACCTCCTCGCCTGGAGGCACATGGGCCTCCTGCTGTCGGAGCTCGGCCGCCACGCCGAGGCGCTCAAGTGCTACGACGCGGAGCTCAGGCTCGACCCAAACGACCCGATGCCCCGGTACAACAAGGCGATATCCCTGAGGGCACTTGGCCGGCCGGAGGACGCCCTCGTCGAGCTCGACCGCGCCCTCGCGCTAGATTCAAGCCTTGCGGACGCGTGGGCGGAGAAAGGGGCGATTCTCTACTCACTCGGAAAAAGGGAGGAGGCGGTGGTATGCTACGACAGGGTCATCGGCCTGGACCCGAACAACGCCCAGGCCTGGAACAACAAGGGCTCGGCCCTCTACTCGATGAAGAGGTACGAGGAGGCCATCGCCTGCTACGACACCGCCATCAAACTCAAGCCCGACTTCGCGCACGCCTGGAACAACAGGGGCTCGGCGCTCTACAACCTGAAGAGATACGACGAGGCGGTCCGAAGCTTCGAAGAGGCCCTGAGGATCAGCCCCACATTTGACGAAGCCTGGAACAACAAGGGCAACGCACTGGTCCAGCTGAAGAGATACGATGACGCAATAAGCGCCTACGACGAGGCGCTTCGCAACAACCCCAACTCCGAGGTCACCTGGAACAACAGGGGCAACGCCCTGCGCGAGCAGGGAAAGCTGAAGGAGGCGCTCCAGTGCTACGACAGGGCCATTCAGATAAAGCCAGACTACGACAGCGCTTGGACAAACAAAGGCAATGCTCTCGGGCAGCAGGGAGACTACAAAGGAGCGGTGAAGTGCTACGAGCGCGCTCTAGAGTCAAACCCCCGGTACGCCCTCGCCTGGAACAATAAGGGCTACGCGCTGGCACAGCTCGGTATGCTGAACGAAGCCTTGGAGTGCTACGACAGGGCGATTCAAAACCGGGCGGACTATGAAGAGGCCTGGAACAACAAGGGAAACGCCCTCTACAGCCTCGGCAGGCTCGACGACGCCGTGAGGTGCTACGACCGAGCCATCGAGATAAGGCCTGCATACGCCGAGGCCTGGAACAACAAGGGCACCGCACTTCGGAAGAAGGGACGCGAGGAGGAGGCCCTGCGCTGCTATGACAGGGCCATCGAGATTCAGCCCGACTACAAAGAGGCCTGGATGAACAGGGGCAACACCCTGTTCAACCAGAAGCGCTTCGACGAGGCGCTCAGGTGCTACGACAGGGTCCTCGAGATATCCCCGGAGAGCGACGAGGCCTGGTCCAACAGGGGCAACGCGCTCAGGCTCCTCGGGAGAGCGGAGGAGGCGAGAGATTGCTACGAGCGCGCCCTGAAAATCAACCCAGCGAACGCGGACGCGAAGAACGGGAAGCTCGCGCTGGAAAAGCAGTAG
- a CDS encoding HAD family hydrolase, giving the protein MRAVIFDLDGTLQTLELDFETIRAGLEALLSPLLPPSSRLLHGPILEAVDGALARALEMGVPPKEILRARAAARELMERAELASLPRSRVLPGARETLAALSRRGLKIAILSRACRKYVEASAARLGAQFDALASREDVARYKPDPAPVLFLAERMGVMPAECAVVGDHPFDMEAGMRAGARCAGVLTGSGNREQLVEAGAEAVFEGLGEELVEWLCAGREQLRAPLRRARPLGR; this is encoded by the coding sequence ATGAGGGCAGTCATCTTCGACCTCGACGGAACGCTCCAAACGCTGGAGCTCGACTTCGAGACCATCAGAGCCGGCCTCGAGGCTCTCCTGTCCCCTCTCCTGCCTCCCTCCAGCCGGTTGCTGCACGGTCCTATCCTCGAGGCCGTTGATGGGGCTCTGGCAAGGGCTCTTGAGATGGGGGTCCCGCCCAAGGAAATCCTGCGAGCCCGCGCGGCGGCGAGGGAGCTAATGGAGAGGGCCGAGTTGGCCTCCCTCCCGAGGAGCAGGGTGCTGCCGGGTGCGAGGGAGACACTAGCAGCGCTCTCGCGCAGGGGCCTGAAGATAGCGATCCTCTCCCGCGCCTGCAGGAAGTACGTCGAGGCCTCTGCCGCCCGGCTCGGCGCGCAGTTCGACGCTCTCGCCTCGCGCGAGGACGTCGCGCGCTACAAGCCCGACCCAGCGCCGGTGCTGTTTCTGGCGGAGAGGATGGGTGTGATGCCGGCAGAGTGCGCCGTCGTCGGCGACCACCCCTTCGATATGGAGGCTGGTATGAGGGCGGGGGCGAGGTGCGCGGGGGTTCTCACCGGGTCGGGAAATAGAGAACAGCTGGTGGAGGCGGGAGCAGAGGCGGTCTTCGAGGGACTGGGGGAGGAGCTGGTCGAGTGGTTGTGCGCCGGAAGAGAGCAATTGCGCGCGCCGCTCCGCCGGGCCCGGCCCCTTGGCCGGTGA
- the folP gene encoding dihydropteroate synthase, with the protein MTALIPPSNDVAVFKVLETRGLEEQRKFKTGHGVGGAVFNARPIAVRGLGDAERLVRAIGCDEGGVPIMGPKALHHVIRLEGVDSRAALIIKQEMLAAGGEAAVCRGVIGLSSRKTDVVVMGTRRQLTIALEKLRNQPFGASRVAEEVDGVLRALDRGRNFTLVAGGKRLKLGEKTHVMGVLNVTPDSFSDGGLYLDAKKAVERGVQMVEEGADIIDVGGESTRPGAAPVPASEERRRVVPVIKALAERVSVPISIDTKKPAVAAEALDAGASIINDVSGLRRGEMVSLAARRGAPVVIMHMRGTPSTMQRNPIYRDVVGEICLFLRRRIERAVMKGVDPEAIIIDPGIGFGKTAEHNLEILARLGEFRGLGRPILVGASRKSFIGKILDLPVEERLEGSLSAAVVAILNGAAIIRAHDVAASVRAARVADAILRSAGG; encoded by the coding sequence ATGACTGCCCTCATCCCGCCGTCCAATGATGTCGCAGTATTTAAAGTCCTGGAGACTCGCGGGCTGGAGGAGCAGCGCAAATTTAAAACGGGCCACGGCGTTGGAGGTGCTGTGTTCAACGCGCGCCCGATTGCAGTCCGAGGTCTGGGAGACGCGGAGCGCCTGGTTCGAGCCATCGGATGCGACGAGGGCGGCGTGCCGATAATGGGCCCGAAGGCCCTCCACCACGTAATCAGACTGGAGGGTGTGGACAGCCGAGCGGCGCTGATAATTAAACAGGAGATGCTGGCGGCGGGTGGCGAGGCCGCGGTCTGCAGGGGCGTCATCGGCCTCTCGTCCAGAAAGACGGACGTGGTCGTGATGGGCACGCGCAGGCAGCTCACCATAGCGCTCGAAAAGCTGCGAAACCAGCCGTTCGGGGCATCTCGTGTGGCGGAGGAAGTGGACGGTGTTCTCAGGGCCTTAGACAGGGGCCGCAACTTCACCCTCGTCGCGGGCGGCAAGAGGCTGAAGCTGGGCGAGAAGACGCACGTAATGGGTGTCCTGAATGTCACCCCAGACTCCTTCTCCGACGGGGGCCTCTACCTCGACGCCAAGAAGGCTGTGGAGAGGGGTGTTCAGATGGTCGAGGAGGGGGCGGACATTATCGACGTCGGGGGTGAGTCCACGAGGCCGGGCGCCGCCCCGGTCCCGGCGTCGGAGGAGAGGCGGAGGGTGGTCCCGGTTATCAAAGCGCTGGCGGAGAGGGTCTCGGTGCCAATCTCCATCGACACCAAGAAGCCCGCGGTCGCGGCGGAGGCCCTAGATGCGGGCGCGAGCATAATCAACGACGTTTCCGGCCTCAGGCGTGGGGAGATGGTTAGCCTCGCGGCGAGGAGAGGGGCGCCCGTGGTGATAATGCACATGAGGGGAACGCCATCGACGATGCAGAGGAACCCCATCTACAGGGACGTGGTGGGGGAGATATGCCTCTTCTTGAGGCGGAGAATCGAGCGAGCGGTTATGAAGGGCGTGGACCCCGAGGCCATCATTATAGACCCCGGCATCGGCTTCGGGAAAACGGCGGAGCACAATCTCGAGATACTGGCCCGCCTGGGGGAGTTCCGGGGCCTCGGCAGACCGATTCTCGTTGGGGCATCGAGGAAGTCGTTCATAGGGAAGATTCTGGACCTCCCAGTCGAGGAGAGGCTCGAGGGCAGCCTCTCCGCGGCCGTGGTGGCGATTCTGAACGGCGCGGCGATAATAAGAGCCCACGATGTTGCGGCGAGCGTCAGGGCTGCGCGGGTTGCGGACGCAATCCTCCGGTCAGCCGGAGGGTGA
- the mptA gene encoding GTP cyclohydrolase MptA: MREGKDADVQSRRVPGSYMLSRVGVTGIKKPVRVRRPGRVVTLHPVMSIFVDLPAGQRGSHMSRNLEVVAEVVDASVSRPCPGLEDLAAVMVRDLLRRHDYATFAEVEMKADYFLERRNPSGKKTVESYGLIARAVAHRGPRPLVRKSIGVRVTGMTACPCAQETVRRLFERGGRGRWRALKAPPLLTHNQRNVTTLVIEVPESFSVEADDLIDIVESSQSSPTYEILKRPDEGRVVLSSHLNPKFVEDVVREILRKVVNKYRELPDETAVTVHTESQESIHKHDAVAERVTTLGELRRSMAAEAGQRRRAGRGGVRARGKEERAGAG, translated from the coding sequence ATGAGGGAAGGGAAGGACGCGGACGTCCAGAGCCGCAGGGTGCCCGGGAGCTACATGCTCAGCCGGGTCGGTGTCACAGGCATAAAAAAGCCCGTCAGGGTGCGGAGGCCGGGCCGGGTCGTGACGCTCCACCCGGTGATGTCCATATTCGTGGACCTCCCCGCTGGCCAGAGGGGCTCCCACATGTCCCGGAACCTAGAGGTGGTGGCGGAGGTCGTCGACGCCAGCGTTTCGAGGCCCTGTCCGGGTCTCGAGGACCTTGCGGCGGTGATGGTCCGGGACTTGCTCAGGAGGCACGATTACGCCACCTTCGCGGAGGTGGAGATGAAGGCGGACTACTTCCTCGAGCGCAGGAACCCCTCAGGGAAAAAGACCGTCGAGAGCTACGGGCTGATCGCCCGGGCCGTGGCCCACAGGGGACCGCGGCCCCTCGTGAGGAAGAGCATCGGCGTCAGGGTGACCGGAATGACCGCCTGCCCCTGCGCCCAGGAGACTGTGAGAAGGCTCTTCGAGCGGGGCGGCAGGGGACGCTGGAGAGCGCTAAAGGCCCCCCCGCTCCTAACCCACAACCAGAGGAATGTCACAACCCTCGTGATTGAAGTCCCCGAGAGTTTCTCGGTAGAGGCCGACGACCTTATCGACATCGTCGAGAGCTCCCAGAGCTCGCCGACCTACGAGATTCTGAAGCGCCCGGACGAGGGGAGGGTCGTGCTCAGCTCCCACCTCAACCCCAAGTTCGTCGAGGATGTGGTCAGGGAGATTCTGAGGAAGGTGGTCAACAAGTACAGGGAGCTCCCCGACGAGACCGCGGTCACCGTCCACACCGAGAGCCAGGAGAGCATCCACAAGCATGACGCCGTGGCAGAGCGCGTGACCACGCTCGGAGAGCTCAGGCGCTCGATGGCCGCGGAGGCCGGGCAGAGGAGGAGGGCGGGGAGAGGGGGGGTGCGAGCGCGGGGCAAGGAGGAGCGAGCGGGGGCTGGATAA
- the nadC gene encoding carboxylating nicotinate-nucleotide diphosphorylase, with protein MAGGSELHQYLSEDLGKGDITTDLLLGDRDPEVKAVITANQGCVVAGLDEAEELFRGAGVQVLRKILDGEEISAGTQVMALQGSAKAILATERVALNFIMQMSGIATETRKFVRICRRLNPEVRIACTRKTTPGFRYYEKKAVAIGGGLTHRFRLDDMVLIKDNHLKLVPSVSKAVKKVRDSGYLGRVEVEVSSQEMALEAVRAGADVVMLDNFTPGDAARAYRALKRLRKDVEVEVSGGINARNIRDYARSADVISIGAITHSARAADFSLTVTEVVTDGEAEEARQLAREMAESLAEEMAKEHSAKRRPRI; from the coding sequence ATGGCTGGAGGCTCGGAGCTCCACCAATACCTGAGCGAGGACTTGGGGAAGGGCGACATCACCACGGACCTCCTACTCGGCGACAGGGACCCGGAGGTGAAGGCCGTGATCACCGCCAATCAGGGGTGCGTGGTCGCGGGCCTGGACGAGGCCGAGGAGCTTTTCAGGGGGGCTGGGGTCCAGGTGCTTAGGAAGATTCTGGATGGGGAGGAGATATCCGCAGGCACTCAGGTGATGGCCCTTCAGGGTAGCGCAAAGGCGATTCTGGCGACCGAGCGGGTCGCCCTGAACTTTATAATGCAGATGAGCGGCATCGCGACCGAGACGAGGAAGTTCGTGAGAATCTGCCGGCGCCTGAACCCAGAGGTGAGAATCGCCTGCACCCGGAAGACCACTCCGGGCTTCAGGTACTATGAGAAGAAGGCCGTGGCGATAGGCGGTGGCCTGACTCACAGGTTCAGGCTCGACGACATGGTCCTCATAAAGGACAACCACCTGAAGCTCGTGCCCTCGGTCTCCAAAGCGGTGAAAAAAGTCAGGGACTCGGGCTATCTGGGGAGGGTCGAGGTCGAAGTCTCATCGCAGGAGATGGCGCTCGAGGCCGTCAGGGCGGGCGCGGACGTCGTGATGCTCGACAACTTCACCCCGGGCGACGCCGCGAGGGCCTATCGGGCCTTGAAGCGGCTGAGAAAGGACGTGGAGGTCGAGGTCTCCGGCGGAATCAACGCCCGGAACATCAGGGATTACGCCAGGAGTGCCGACGTGATATCCATCGGGGCCATCACCCACTCCGCCCGCGCCGCCGACTTCTCGCTGACCGTTACCGAAGTCGTCACGGACGGTGAGGCGGAGGAGGCGAGGCAGCTCGCCCGCGAGATGGCCGAATCCCTGGCTGAGGAGATGGCGAAAGAGCACAGCGCCAAGCGGCGCCCGAGAATATGA
- a CDS encoding ABC transporter ATP-binding protein yields MAPESDAPAILVERLTKRFGSVTALTDVSFEVRRGEVFGLLGSNGAGKTTTLKMVCGLLRPDEGRVLVRGVDVARSPVEAKALLGYLPEAPALYDQLTGREFLEMVGTLRGMRPPLLHERIHELLEAMELEAFQWNNIGTYSRGMRQKLAFCAALIHDPAILVLDEPLSGLDPRFGKLFKMWIRERSGNGGAVLMSTHITTNAEELCDRVAVLDRGRVLASGTVSEVMEAAGAKTLEDAFVALVGGGRWARLPSSQRTR; encoded by the coding sequence GTGGCCCCCGAGAGCGACGCGCCGGCGATTCTGGTCGAGAGGCTGACCAAACGCTTCGGTTCGGTGACGGCCCTGACCGACGTCTCTTTCGAGGTCAGGCGGGGTGAGGTCTTCGGCCTCCTAGGCTCGAACGGCGCCGGCAAGACAACGACGCTGAAGATGGTTTGCGGGCTCCTGAGGCCGGACGAGGGGAGGGTGCTCGTCAGGGGAGTGGACGTAGCCCGCAGCCCGGTGGAGGCGAAAGCCCTTCTCGGCTATCTGCCCGAGGCTCCGGCGCTCTACGACCAGCTCACCGGCAGGGAGTTTCTGGAAATGGTGGGCACGCTCCGGGGGATGAGGCCTCCCCTGCTCCACGAGAGAATTCATGAGCTGCTCGAGGCGATGGAGCTCGAGGCCTTCCAATGGAACAACATAGGGACCTACTCACGGGGCATGAGGCAGAAGCTCGCCTTCTGCGCCGCGCTGATTCACGACCCCGCGATTCTCGTGCTCGACGAGCCCCTCTCGGGCCTCGACCCCCGCTTCGGGAAGCTCTTCAAGATGTGGATAAGGGAGAGGTCCGGGAATGGGGGTGCGGTCCTGATGTCCACGCACATAACCACGAACGCGGAGGAGCTCTGCGACAGGGTGGCTGTTCTGGACAGGGGCAGGGTGCTCGCGAGCGGGACGGTGTCCGAGGTCATGGAGGCCGCAGGGGCAAAGACTCTGGAGGACGCCTTCGTTGCCCTCGTGGGGGGAGGGAGATGGGCGCGGCTGCCGTCTTCTCAGCGGACTCGCTGA